Part of the Candoia aspera isolate rCanAsp1 chromosome 1, rCanAsp1.hap2, whole genome shotgun sequence genome, AGTCTTAACGTTTCAAGCACCTCACCCTTGGTTGATCGATTCAGATATTGCTGGAGGGAGGGacgaaggagggagggagggagaaattgaGGTCGTGTTGATCCACCTACAGCAATGAAACTTCCCTATCGCTACCTCACATTTAATTccaggacttacttctgagtaggacCAGCCGGCCTACAGTTTCAGCAGTTATCAGAAGCCCTAAAACGCGCACCGCCAGCCTTCTCCTGACTCGTCCGCGCGAAAAGCCCCTGGCGTGCTGCTGCGATTTCTCTTTTAAGGAAAACCCTGTTGGCTGGCCCATGTGTAGCCATCTCAGTTCTGGTCATATTTGCTCCGAACAAATTCCCAGTGAATTCAATAGCATATGTCATATTTCATAAATCGTATAAGTGAATGATATAATGTTATATTACGGGGCTCGGCCATCTCGGTGGGCTTGACTTCCGACAGAGGCTTATTACTGGGCGGCTAAAGTGCCCATATTTTCTTTCCAGAGATGTTTCCTACCGGCCTGCCAAGGAAGGCAAGTTCCAACTTTCCAGATAAGGAAGACATTCTTAGCTTCATGCCCCCTTCATTGTGTTGGCCGATCAACACAATTTCAGTTAGAACATGACCTTTCATTAAGAGTCCGTTTCTGGAAGGGGGCGGGGTCGAAGGGGATTTCTCCTCGTTTTCAAGTGAGCTATACCGCAGTTTCTTCAGCAGATGGCACTATTGTTCCATTCATTCAGCCCGCAGACCCAGGTCCTCCAACCACAATGGCGTCTTTGTGTAACTGGGGTTGTCCACAATCAGTAATTACACGAAATGCATGGCTTCGCAAGAGGGTGGCTTTTTCAGgggtggaggggagggagagggttGTGAGATGCTATACAAAACGCGGGATTCTCGAGATAAATTCGAACTCGGCCAGGTTTCAAGTTCCTAGAACCGGTGGCTTAAAGAGTCACACAATGCGAGGAAAGATGGAGGGATCTGGCGGGAGGGTTTTCCCGTAGCTCTTCCATTTGCTCTTCCGGCTGGCGCCCACGATGGATTTTATTCCAGGAATTGCCAAGGAACAGGCAACCGGTGGAGCAGCCTTCCCTATCTTCCCGCGGCTTCAGCTGGATCCACGCCGGAGGTCCTGAGCGCCCGCGCAGCCGCCCTGCTCCGCGGCTCTTCCCGTCCGATCTGGCATTTTCTCCACTTTCGTTCCTTTTCTCCGGAAAGGGGAGGGCGGCTGCTGGAGAGGCTTTGCCGTGGATACGGCCGCCAGTTCGAAGTCCCTTCGCCAACGGACTCGCCCTGCTGGCTTTTTTATCGTCGGGGCAGTCCACCTGCTCTTTCTTCGGGGGTCTTCTCAAGGATATCTGTCCGACCCTCCAGGAAGTAACTTGAGGACCACAGTTTCAGAAGGTGTTTGGGCCGTGGGCGCCCGCTCCCCTCCCTCGCTCTGCAGACGGAAAAAAGGGTCAGGGGACCATCCCGCAAACTGAAAGTAAGAGCCAGCGAAGCTTCATTCTCCGTAGCTGTGATCAGAGTTAACAACCAAAgcttggatgtgtgtgtgtgagagagaaaagctAAAAACAGATATGCctgccattgtgtgtgtgtgtgtgtgcgcgtgtgtatTCTGTGTTCAGGAGAAAACGTTAGAAAGCTGTTGTTGTGAAAAGCCGGAggtttgtataaataaataaaaaagagcatGCAGTAATACATTTCAAAAGGCCACGAAGCTTGGGCGGTGTGGAAAACAAAACCGTAATGGTGCTACTAACTTTCCCCAATATTTATCCATACACTAACTCTTACCGCCTGGTATGGACTCGATCCAACCAAAGTAAGACTTGAAAGAAAGCTTCTTAATGGATCTCAGCTGAAATcctgaaatacattattttattttctatggtCGTAATATTTATTATACGTGTTAATAGGTATGCAACAGAAGTATAATAAAACGTGCTATATTATAATCATTCTTTtttcgtttttttttctttgcttttattttttggaatCTCCGTATTAGATTCAGTTGTGTCTCTGCTTATTTGTACGGCTGCTGTCGCGATTCTTGTTCTTATTGTTTTGGCTTCCGTGTGGCCGTGTGGGCTCTTCGGGAACCCCACCTTTTAATGGGTGCGCGTTTTTAAACTGAAGGAGAAGCTCTCCAGTCTagggaagaaggaaatggagGGAAGGATGAGAAATGAGTCCATGACCTATTAGAACAGATCGTCCATCCACTTTCCAAAAAGGAGGGTTGGGAAGACCAAGGGAGAAAGTGTTGGCCAGATTCTCACACACTCAACCGATGTGAGCCCCCGAGAATATGCTGGAATTGTCATTGATGAACCTACCATGCTAGGAACTGGATACTTACAAGGGATTCAGAAACATGGCTATGTTTATTTAAAGGAAAGGTGAAAACAGAATCCCTTTAGCTCTCACTTCCTCCAATTAGCTTTACATCTGAGTGTTGGAGGAATGGCCAGCTCCCGGCATTATCCATGTACGAGTTTTGAGCCTCTGGGCTGAGATCATGTTCCTATTTTCTCAGAAGGAAGCCCTATTGAATTCAAGTTGTCCTTACTCTGAGCAAACTGTGTGGAAGATTGAAAACGGCCTTTCAGCTACAATGCTAACTTCTTACCCTGTTTTCCTCCAAGCTTTGCGAATAAAGGAAAAGCTTGTTAAGAAGTTACTATGCTGCCagatggaagaaaggaaataaaaggaaggagggaaaagaaCAATTAAACCGGTTTCTCTACATGAAGTAGAACAGCAGTATTTTCATGAAAAGAATGATTAGGACAAAGCTGCATACTTTTGACCTATGGATTTCAGTAGTAGAGTCCATACTGGGCACCAAGGGGTTCACTGGTGCCCGTGTTCTGGCACTTCAGACCCAGCTGGGATCCAGAGGGCCAGGCTTCCACTGCCCTGCGTGTTTTCTCCCCTGGCGGGGCAGGCAGCGAGTTCACCTTCAAGGCCGTGAGTCCTGCCGTCTGACCTCAGCAGCATAGCACAGTAGCAACAAAATGTGCACTAGGCATCTGCCAAGAGGGCAAAGTCCTCTACTTTACTAGCAAAATAGAATGAGGAAAGATGGATTGCCATTTCCTGGACCTGAAAGTGGGCTACGCCCCTCCAATTAAGAACTTAAAACGCTCAGAGCTGGCACCCTCTTAGTTAGGGGGTTGTGTGCATGGAACCGCTGTGCAAGACACTGTCCTCTTCTTGCCTCTCAGAAGAAGGGCAAACATCTTTGTTCAGGTGCCTTGGACCTGGGGCAAGGAACTTCCATTTCCACCTGGAACAGAAGCTGTCATCATCTCCTCACTCGATAAAGAGCACACTCGGAGAATATATGCAAGTGAAATAAAACACCAAACTCTTAGGACCACTTAATTCTTTTGTTATAGCTGTTTAGCATTTATTGCTTCTTTCACTAACACCCGTTTCATTTAGTAACAAAAGCTATCAGTGACATTCGCCCCCTTGGACAGAATTTTTCCAGTGCCCAGAAGGGTGAATGAAGGCAACTGTGACTGTGATGAAGATAACAGGGCGtccaatatttatattaaaatacacaTTGATTTATACGCATCTTTATATAACTAAACCTATAGGCACAGTTGGCTTTACACCTTTGGAACTCCATGCCACTGGTATAGAGTGAATCTCACTGGGACCAGGGTTGGAGGAGGTTGTTGTCTAGCCCAAGGTCTCATAGAAGTACGCTCCATTACAGCTGCAAGAGATCAGCTGCAAACGGGCTTCACTGCAGTGGGCCATGACATCCCAGTCAGAGGGGGCAGGACCGCAACTGCTCTATTCTGACCGTTAATAAATTGGGATGGTGGACCAGAGGAAGGAATACAGGCACAGGCATCTAAGGGTGTACGTTCCTGTGCTCACCCACCTCTCTCACGCAATCCTATGGCCTCATTTTAGCACCTGAAATTTCTTAGCCCCATTGATAGCTTTGAAAAGTTTGTGACTGCAGACTGCTTCCCCTCCACtgctcttgggggggggggggcaagaaaagcaaaacaaaacccctaACAAAGTATAGCGACGGAGAAAGACTAAGGAATTCTACCAGAGCGTTAAAACTTGCAGCATTCCATTAAATCCAGAAGTTGCAAACATTATCAAAAGCGCTTCCCAAAACCTCGCCTCCCCCTTAGCACCAGGGAGATATTAAATATATTCAAGTCTTTCCAAGAGTCCTTTCGAGCCTATAGTGGAAGATGCGCCCAACCGCCCGGGGCTGGATCAAGAAACGGTGTCCTTCAGTTTGGAGACGATTTTCTTGTCTTTGACTCGGCGGTTCTGGAACCAGATGGTAACCTGCCTCTCCGAGAGGTTGGTGGCCACAGAAATCCGCCGCCGCTTGTCCTTGTTAATGAATTTATTCAGGGCGTATTCGCTCTCCAGCTCCTTCAGCTGCAGCTTCGTGTAAGGCACCCGCTTCTTCCGCCCGCGCCGGTACACGCACAGGTCTGGCTGGTTTAGTGCAACGTCCCCTGCGGGAGAAGAAGGGCAACAAGTGGGCGGGAAAGGGGACTTTTTCCCCTCTCTCAGCCAAGAACCGAGGGAGACACAAAGCGAAGCGGTAGAGAGCTCTGGCCCTctcctttccccccttctcttGGCAGCCTCTGAACAAGGAAAGGCAACCGCGTTCCTCCTTCTCAGCAAGCACCAGCAACAGATGGGTTCCTGGCATATCACGCTGCGCTGCGCGCTCTGGGACAGTTTCCGTGCAGCCCCCAGGACCAAACCGCAGATTCCTGAAGGCCAGCAACCGCTTCGCGTTTTAGGTCTCGCCGATCTCCCCCACTTCCCCGACATATTCCCAGCTGATCTGATTGGGGAAGAAGAGTTGCAGAGGCTGGGAAcatgcgcccccccccccgcccagggAATAAATTCAGAGGAATAAACTTAGGGTGACTTCCTACCGCAGGATCGGGCCACATCACTTAGGCCTGCTCCAGCCCTGCGGCTAAATAACTGGGAGAACTGGAGTGGATGTGACTCTGGAGGAGAAGTACTCAGGACCCCTTCGTCGTTAGTGATTTATCCCCTCATCCGACCATTTCACTGTAATTTGGGGACCCTCTGGCACGCCGTCATCACTAGCGAAGAAGCGGACCGAGGACTATTTGGGAGCAGGCTAGAGTCTCTGCGTTAGGCTTGGCCGTCCAGTTCCGGCAGCTGGAGGGAGCAGGGAGTCCCCGCAGATTCCGAGCAGGCAGACACTGCTTCTCAGGCCTTCCGCGCTGAGCTCGTTGCGGGTCGGCTTGAGCGCCTGGTTTCAAAGCCCTCCGGGAGGACTGAATAGCACTGATAGTAGAAGCTGCCCAACCGCCAGCTAGACGGGGCAGCTCATCTGcgcaccttccttccttccttccctcccaaacGCGCAAGACAGCCTTCTCCCACCAGGAGCCCTTCAGACCTCAGACTACCATTCCCATCATCCCCGGAGAGTGATGGGCTCTGTCGTCCATGGTCTCAGGAGGCCACCGGACGAGGGAAGGCCGAGGGAAGGCTTGGGTTTTTCAAATCGGTGCCCAAGCCTGCAGCCTACCCGCCTGATCTTGGTCGGTCTGAACGGCCCTGCCCTGCCTGGCCCTTCCGCTGGGAGCCTCAGGGCTTCTTCCCGGCTGACGGGGCGCGCCTACCTGGGAAGGAGGACTTCCAGAAGTGGGACCCCGGGGCCTGGTCCTTGGAGCAGTACACCTGCCCGTTCCAGCCGTTCGCCAGAGTCCAAGACTGGTAGCCCTCCATGGAGATGTAGGTCTCGTGCCGCGGTTCCGCCGAAGCCGCCGCCGATCCGAAACTAGAGACCACGTCCAGGTAGCCGGGGGGAACGTGCTGGTACGGGCCGGCGGCGGCCGCGTAGCCCTGGTAGAAGGAGATCTCCTTGGCCCGCGAGGAAGCGTCGCTGCCGCCCGAGGTCGTGGCGGGGCTGCCCAGGCCGGCCACATCCATGTACTTTTCCACCGGGAAGGCGGTGTGCGGGGCCGCCTTGAGGGCGGCGTTCTGCTGGAGCCCCACGCCGTGCGCCATGCGGCAGCTGTAGTAGCCGTGGCCGAAGGGGGGGTAGCCCGGGGGATAGCCCAGTGCGGCGGCGGCGACGGTGGCCGTCGTGGCCGAAGGTGGCGCCGCCCCTGCCGCAACGGGGGGGCCGGCGGAACACTCCTTCGACGAGGACGCCGTctccgaggaggaggaggagggtgcgGAGCGCGCCGCGGCCGCCGGGCCCGAGCGCTCGTAGACGAAGCCCGATCTCACCGAACCCGGCGGCGACGTCccgaagatgggaggggggaggaagttTCGGCCCTGCGAGcagcccccgccgccgcccccgggGTCTCCGCGCAGCGCTTCCATCTCCCGAGCGCTCGCCGCTCGGTTCAGGCTTCACGCGCGAAGCAGCCCCGCTCCAGCTGCCTCcgtcgccgccgccgctgccggtCCTCTTCCTCCCCTGCTTTGCCCACAGGCGAAGGCCTACAGGCTCTCATGGCGTGCGGTCGGACGGGACGCGGAGCGAACGAGCGGCGGAGCGGCGGCCTCCCTCTGCCAACGCCTGGGATGGTTTATAAAAACCAAGGCCACGCTGGGAGGGGGGAGCCTCGGCACCCGGCCGTCCAAGGAGCTCGTCCGGGGCCCCATTGGCCAGGCGGTGCACGTGTCTCTGTCCTGCGGGCGGGGGTGGGAAGCTGAGCCGGCGATCCCCGCTCTCCGCTCCCCTCCCTCGTCCAACTTCGTTTGGGACTTTGCTTGAATTCTccttggggaagggaagggaaataaaaACGGAAATAAGAAGATGCATTCATACAcagatatatttacatatatgtatgtgtatatacacactcacactcacacaacCTCACTCTGCCTGCTCTCGCTTTTTGACAACCTGAGCCTTGGGAGCGATATTCCAGCGGTTCACAAGGAGAAATGAACGGGCCCAGAGCCGTACCGGCCTCCTTTTACAGGCCGCGCTCTCCAGTGGCTGCCTCTTTcgccctccctgcctcccctccgCTGATATTAACCTTTGGCCTTGGGcgggagcaggagcaggaggaccCCAGCATTGGGCTGAGGCGAGTTGAATGTTTTAGTGGATTAATGTTATCCCTCGTCAGATAAAAATCTGTTAAGAAACTGGACGGAGCAGGGTAGGAGGCGGGAGCGGGAAATCCTCGCCTCAGTTCTGGGCGTTCTTGGCCCTTGAACTGCACTTTCGCCCCAGGTCGTTTCGAGAAGGCTACGGGAGTGACCGAACAATTTGCTCCCTGAACCCAGACCAGTCCCTGGGCGCCTTGCCCAAGTCTGGAGCGCTTAAGCTCCGAAGAGGCGGCACCGCGATTCTGTGAGTTGCCCTCCCTCCGACTCAACACACTTACATGCCCAGCTCACACCCGAAGCACTTCGTTTGTTTATTGCACTATTTTGTCGCGTCGCGTCGGTTTTCCTGGTCATCCTATTCGGTTTGCGGCCACAGAAAGGATTGCTGTAAGATCGTGCGCGTGCACGTGCGGGGCGGAAAAAAATGGTCTGTGAATGAGCGCAACAGTATCGCTGCACTGACCCAGGGGTTCCCAGGACAGACAATCTGGAGCGCCCCCAATCCGTTTCTGTTCGCCTTAGGCGCTGAGGTACACATGCCACTTTCTGCAGCCCAGGAAGTTTCCCTGTTAAGGTCTCTCTAAGCTGGGCAGTTGGAGCCTAGGCACCTCCGCTTTGGCGCAGAAACGCTAGGAGATTAAGACGGCAGTCGCCGCTCACTTCAGCCGTTTACATGAAACCAAATTTAAAAGGGAAGATTTGTCCTGGACCCGAACTAGAAGAGAATTGGAATCGCTGTTGCCTGCAATTTTTCACGGAAGTTGCTTCCCAGCTGATTCTCATATTCTGAGTTTTTCTGGCCACATGAATGACTTCAACAGCCTGGGGGTTGATCTGTCCGCTTAACTCCCGAGATCCCAACCGCAAGTCTGTTTGGCTTGGCCCGGGTTTTCAGCAGCAGAAAGGTAGCTTTTCATAGGAGTCACCGGAACGAGGTTCTAACACAGATCTCTCGGCAGCCTTTGGCCAGCCGGTCTCCCCATCACGACCAATTAAAATCTCATCAAAACTGGgattgatgggaattgtagtccattgAATTATGTAAAGCACTACCTTGCAGAAGAATGCACTACCAGGGGTGGATTTTGGGCCTGAAGAATATTGTATAGATGGAGGGGGAGGAATTCTGTCTTACATGACAGTGCcccttatatatttattgttaataTGTAATCTATGGGCatagaagggaaggaagaagggatgATTCTGTGAAACCAGTTTCTTAACATATTATCTGACTAAAGTGCCTTTAAAAGCCCTTAGCATCTCTGCAATGGAATAGGAACAGCTGTTCCCATAAAGCAGGCTAACTAAATCTTCTTCCTAGCCAAGAAATGAATCTTTGGTTTGCTTTGGATCTCAACAGCATGGGTGCGGCAGAACAAAGCAACCCACTCTGTGACAACAGGCTCAGAAAAGCAGTGAACACCTTTCTGTTGGAGAAAACCCCTCTTTGGGCCCTTGTTTGTAGCCTTCCTAATAACTCTGAGCAGTTTTACAGAAAGAGTGAGGAAAGACACAGCAGCCAGAGGCTGGCaacacacacaaccacacacagAAATTTACAGTTGTTAGTCCTGGACACTTACTGTATTTTAACTTCCTGTCAATTGCTCCTAACCACCCTCTAGGCCAGTAAGAGAAACAAACTAAGGCCAAACTTACTTGAATTTTAcgttattttattctattatcgTATTTTTATCCCTGTACTTTTATATTCTATATATCATGTGTATGTGTACGTGTATGTATCTTCACTGACTTTTAAGGTTTTATATCACTGTTTTCTGGCCTTAGGGCTTTAATGAAGTTATTTGATTTGCCCAGGGCCAGAACTTTCCCTACTACCTAAATCTAGCTGAGATTTGTTCATGGACCTGTAAGGCAGACAGTAATTAGTAGGTGTGTGCTTGTGTGCGTCCCCGCGCGGTGTGTGTATTTCAACTAAGCTGGATTCCATCTTTTCCGTTGTCCTTAATTATACATATAATTATATTCCGCATTTGGAAATAGTGCTGACATAAAGTAAATCTCAGAACAGAAGGTCATTTCCCAGCTTCGGACATTCAAGCTGCGGTGGGTTCATCTGGATGTTGGGAGAAGAGGGCTCTTGAAGCAGTACCATTCCTGATGGCAAAGGTCAGCAGAAGGGAGACTGAGCTGGGAGTCAAAGCTGCAGTCACAGCTGGGCTTCTTTTGGGCTTCCATCCTCTGCATTTCCTAACTGGGGAATAAGCCCCTCTGAAATCAAGCGACCTTACTCCCGAATCCACGTGTAAGGAATCCACGTGCCAAAGGAAGCAACCCATTTCCACGAGAAAAGGCTCCATCTTTTGTGCTCAGAAATAATTCATTATGGTTGGAGCGTCTCTCCTATATTGAATTATACCCTTCAaagttttgggggggcggggaggggggagagctgAGAGgtataggaaaacaaaacaaaaataacagaaaatcgCTGCAGGCTGTCAGCGTCGGAGCATCAAAATAACATGCTAGCAAGCCCAGGGTCCTGCCTAAGCCGCAGTGCCCATTTGCGCTGAGCCTGTTGCTCCGATTGCGAGGGACCCGTTCGGGATGAGCTGTGTTTCTGGACAGCGTCACAAGCTGCCATTCTGGAATATGGAAGTTCACCCTGCCCTGTGAATTTCAACAAACAAGGGCAGGAGGAAGGGACATAAAACAAAGATCTGCCCAATGCAGCCTGCCCAGCCAGAATGCCCACTTTGAAGACGCACCAGGCCCTTTTCGCTTCCCACACCACCCTTGCGgaactttttccttctctcttctccttGGCGTTTAGACAAATACTCTAGTGCCCTAACTGAATAGACTCAAAAAGCCATTTCCAAATCAAACGCTACTTTAATCTTTTAAACCTTCCCGAAGCCCCTAAATTTGCTTGTATCTCTTTTAACCACCTCTTAAGACGCAGAGACTAGATATCAACCGAGCTTCAAATTATTGCATTAAAGCCGAGGGGTTTCCAGATAGTTGGAGGTTGTATTTATTGACAGGTACAAGAAAACTCTGGTCGGATTATCCCTTCGATTGCCTAACTTGTATCACCGACTTTTCTTTAGGAGAAACCTCTTCATTCATTCCCACTGTTTGGTCTTTAATGTTATATTGAATAGGATTGCTTGAATATTCTGAAGGCACAAAAAATATTAGCAATAGTTGCACAGGAAAGTAATCCTACTTATTCTGCAAATCCAAATATTCTTTGACCGgaccatccttctccttctccttctccttctccttctccttctccttctccttctccttctccttctccttctccttctccttctccttcaagaCAAAACAATTCACACTAAATAGCGTAATGGAACTTTGGACTAGTGTTGAGGTATTAATGCCCAGTCTCATTTTAAGAGAttttaagagaaagagaaagcacccAAGTGAAAGCACATGCGGATCACATCTCTGGTTCATTTTCCTCTTCATCCTGCTTTCCATTCATAAAGTCCAGTGCTTATTCCTCCGCAGACAGAAGTCTCCAGGACTCCGTTGTGATTTAGTTGTCGACCTGACAGTCAGACATAGTGAAAAGCAGGATGCTGCTTCACTCCTGGCGTCCTGCGCCATTAATGGGCTGCTGTGTCTGTTAACTCTGTGCCAAAATAGTAACACTTGCAAAACGAGATGCAAGGGAGTCCTGTGCTTGTCCACCCAGGAGTCATTCCACTGAGTTGAATGGGGTTGCCGAGCGAACTCCGCGAGCCTTAATGCCAGGAGACCGAGGTCAGAGGATCGAGTCATCAGAGCCAGAATGGAACCTGCCCAGGCAGAGCATTTCAAGGTTCTTCACACAAGATTCTACTCTTCCAAGATTTCCTTCGCTTAAATATGACAATTAATTGACTTTGTGTCTTCTGCTGAAGTCAGCGGCAACCTAAAAATGCTTAATGTAAACATTGTTGGAATGGTTTAAAAGCAAAGTCTTCAGATGCTATCCCGAAAAGGCACTTTTAACAACACattattttgtcttattttattattattttactttatttgagAATTGTGCTTGTGCTTATTCAGCCAGATGAAGTATCTTAAGGTTACTTGTTTTACCTTCTTCTGCTGTGCTGGGTTTTGACTCGGGTGGATCCTGTGCAATCGATccctgaaatggaagaagactcaGTAAACAGCAGAGATAGTCCAGTTCGGAGCAAGTTACCTCCGAGTAAGTACAAAATTACAGCCTTATCAGGACGCTGATGCCCCCTCCCTCTCAAATATCATAATgcgaaaaataatttcttatttaaGTCGTGTAGCAAACCTTATCTAGCTAACTAGTATGTTAGATTTCATGTTAGATGACTCTGAAGTGCTTCTGCCTCTGAATTTCCAATTGAGCTGAATGTTTTCTGATTGCACATTTTTAGTGGGACAAAACATGAAAAATCTGAAAACGCCTTCCCGACTTCCACATTTtagtaaaaggcataagcttttgtgagctgccctaCAGAGtgactagactgatgtaggatttaaattgggatggcgggaaggtgggggggggcgagGGGAGAAGAAGTTAGAGCTCGTCTCCTGGTTGTATGGATGATAGATTAGATCGTGCCCGGCTGCTACacgtttttatttttgtttcatattatgtattttgtgtttttatctgttttattgtaagccacctagagtcatgtaaaagtgagatgggcagctatataaatcgagtaaataaataaaaaataaaggttaggttggttatgcagatgcaggttacatgtgagccaagttacaagtaccttatcaattaagaATTGCAATGTGTTTGCTGAGACCTGAGGTAGCCTGAAACTATGAATGTGGTGCAAGTGTGTTAAACAACTTCTTACTCGCTGGCGGGAAAGCCACCCATGCCCACTCGTTGACCAGGGAACGCTCCTTTCGAAGACGGATCCCTTCCACTGCATCTAATCGAGGCGCAGTATCCAGGCTTCAACACTAGGTGGCCCTACAGGTTTTCCTGTGGAGATCCAAGAGGCTTATAAATGCTAGACTGTGCCAGACTCCGGCCCAGGATGCGAGCTGGAAATCTGAAGCCTTGCAATATTCAagttaaaatcattttaattgcaaaaaaaaaaaaaaaaaaggagagagaaagttcTGAGAAAAATAAACCGATCTCCCAGCGGGTCATTTGCGAATGTCAGGACAGAAGAGGCAAACCACCCAGGAATCTCGAAATGATTTACATCTCTAAGGAAAGAGGCCAAGCATCAAAGGAAATAAGATGCCATTGAACTTCCTCTCAAATCTGTGCAACTAACTGTCTTGGGCATTTGCTTACAAGTGACCTGCTGGGAAAAGCGGGTGTCATGTGACCCTTCCTGTCGTTCATTGGATCTGCTTTACGTTGGGCTGTTTGGATTTAGGCAACAGAGCTTCTCCATCGAACACACGAAGTGGATGGGGAGGCGGTATGAAGAAAACTGTTTCCAGAGGGCGAAAGAGAGAGAGACGAgggtggagtcctgggtgctctctgagctcgcttgtttccttgcagacgtttccttgCCCGACTAGGCAAGGCCTTCAGTGCCAGGTGCAGTGCAGTGCAAGAGAGAGGAGAGCAGGGGAAGGTCTTCTCCTCCGACCATGTTTAAAATGTGCTTATTGGGATg contains:
- the HOXD13 gene encoding homeobox protein Hox-D13 gives rise to the protein MEALRGDPGGGGGGCSQGRNFLPPPIFGTSPPGSVRSGFVYERSGPAAAARSAPSSSSSETASSSKECSAGPPVAAGAAPPSATTATVAAAALGYPPGYPPFGHGYYSCRMAHGVGLQQNAALKAAPHTAFPVEKYMDVAGLGSPATTSGGSDASSRAKEISFYQGYAAAAGPYQHVPPGYLDVVSSFGSAAASAEPRHETYISMEGYQSWTLANGWNGQVYCSKDQAPGSHFWKSSFPGDVALNQPDLCVYRRGRKKRVPYTKLQLKELESEYALNKFINKDKRRRISVATNLSERQVTIWFQNRRVKDKKIVSKLKDTVS